The following DNA comes from Heliangelus exortis chromosome 2, bHelExo1.hap1, whole genome shotgun sequence.
GCTCCCCGCCCTCCTGCTGCTGCGGCTCGGTCGCCGCCTGGTCCTCTCTATGAGTCCGCGTCGCCGTTCTGGGTGTTTTTCggttcttcctctctccctgcagctgaggTGCCCCGGGGCGCGGGCTCCGGCGGGCGGCGGACACCGCaaggagcagctggggctgggccgGGTCGAGTTAGGGACTCCTGGGTTGTGTTTGCTGCGTGTGCCGCTTGGACAGGGGCGCAGCTCAGGTGGGGCGGTTCTGTGCAGAACGTGACCCCGAAAACACAGAGCAGCGCAAGGAAAGCTCTGCGCGGAGGTGCTGAGCGGCGCTCGGCAGGACTCTGGCGCCCAAGGCTGCCCCTGCACTTGTGTGGTGTCCAGGGGAGGGCACACATCAGCGGCCTCGACTGCAGCATAGCAAGGAAAAAGcggattttctttttatcagtgCACTTAATGTGGACTGTGCTGCAAGGACACCTTCCAGAGATGACttgaaaaaaagacagcaggTAGGAGTAAGTTGCTGTCACATGAACAATTTCTGTGGCCTGTTGAGAGAGGAGAATCTTTTATGATGGCAGCTTGACAGCTGGTTTCCTGAGTGGTTCCCTCGTGTACCTGTATTTGCTGTCTGTTTAGAAAGATGTGTAGCTCATGCagcctaattatttttttcaaaaatcagaattaaCTTCCTTTGATCTTTGTATGTAGTGGACTGTCACAGAACTTAGAGTCTGTGTTATATGTTGGTCATTATACAAAGCAGAAgagtagtttggtttttttaagctgctgGGGGATGACCTTGCTCCTCTCATTATCTTAACTTGATCTGTCTGTCTTAAAAAACATGCTGTTTGATAAAAACATGCTGCTTGATCACTGTAGGGAAGATGCAGCTTTGCATACACATGATTTGCTTCAAGGAGTCAGAGCACTGTTTTGTTCTTCCTGGTGAATAAGCCaggttttgaagtttttttttccttgattttgtTAGTGCCTCATATTAGCTGGATGCTAATCAGTCTTGCAAGGAAAGTGGCAAGAGACTTAGAAATTTTATTCAGCAGGACTCTGACCTGGCAGAGGAGAGTCACCTCTAATTTGTGTCCTACATTGAGGAGGAAGCTTGAGTTCAGTTTTTGCTCAGTGATGGAGAGATGTCCCAGATAATTGTGCACTCACTGCTCCTGTAGAAGTCCAAAGTCAAAACAGAAGACAGGGGGATTTTCAGCACCCTGAGAGGATttgaggaagaacagaaaatttgCTACTTTTTCAACAAAGCAAGAATATGAACATTTTAGAAtactcttctctctttttttttttttttttcaggtttataCTATCAACTTGGAATCTTGTTATTTACTAATACAAGGAGTCCCTGCATTAGGTGTTATGAAGGAATTAGTGGAACAATTTGCATTATATGGTGCTATTGAAGAGTATCATGCTCTAGATGAATATCCAGCAGAGCAATTTACTGAAGTTTATCTTATTAAATTCCAAAAACTCCAGTGTGCAAGGTATTGGACAGGGCAATATCTGCCCCTTGCTGCCTTAATATTTTACACCTTTATTTACAATCTGTTAAATTCTAGAGAGCTAAAGAAAATCCTTAGTTTTGCCAATACAATTTGATTCTCTTCAGGGTggccaagaaaaaaatggacGAACGAAGTTTCTTTGGTAGTTTGCTGCATGTGTGCTATGCTCCAGAATTTGAAACAGTCCAAGAAACCAGAGAGAAGTTGCAGGATAGAAGAAAATATATAGCAAAAGCAACCAATCAGAGAGGTTTGTAATTACATTTCTTACAGAAGCTTAACATTTCACTTCAGTGGTGGGTTTTCAGTCATGGGTGGGATTTTGGCTGAAGCTCCCAGTATAAAAATACTTGCCATCTATCTAAAGGTGAATTTTAAGTTTGTTTGCAGCAGAGTGGTGACATCTCTCACTATGTAGAGGACTGTATCTTTCTCAGAGCAACTTGGTTAAGTCTAAAATAATCAAATTCAAaaatttttccttccccccttccccccttcccctttttttttcttcttttctttttttttttttttccctttcttccccaaATATTACTATGAATTTCAGGCACTGGCAAGAGATCTGGGATTATCTTTTCACCCTTATTCAAGTTTATTCAACTGTGCCCAAAAGGGCAGTTTGTAAGGAAGGTGACTAAACCAAAACCTGCCAATAAATTTCTCCAGCCTCTGTATCAGAGATGGAGGAATGCTATGAACAGATGGGGTGTACAAAGGCTGCTGCACTGCAGAGTTCCCAGGCAGCACCAAAGGTTTGGCAAGCTGAGAAACAAGTATATGGCCAAGCACAGGCTTCTCCTTTTTTGTGCTTATATACTTTGATACCATTGTTCATTGCATGAGGATATTTAAAGGGAGTAAAATGAGTTAGATCACTGATTTTGTAAcatcaaaacacttttttttaatgttgcaaAAGATCCAATCCTTGAAATCATAACTGGAGGTAAAAATCAATGATTTGCAACATTAGAAGTATTTTCCTCATGTTCTCAAAACTGCTGAAATACACCTGCTCAGGCATTCCCCACAAACCAGCAGAGGGACTAGGCTGGAAAGCTTTGGTTTGAAAGGTGCTACTCAGGAACAGAAAGGTGGTTGGGAATGATCTCTGGTATTGCTTCTGTAATtgtattaaatgttttttccttgcatGTCAGAACTAATAACGACATTAAATAGTGAAgctacttttttgttttaaagattgCTTTGTGTTAAAGAAAGCAGAGGGACCACAGAAGACTGTCTCAAAGAACCCTGACTGTCCATGGAGTACACCGGGGTCATGGGCAACTGGGGACTCGGATCCATCCTGCTTTGCAAGTTGTCATGGAGTATCCCAAAACACAGGGTATCCCGTTGGGAATCATAATCAGAGTTTGACATTTCCTCAGTATGGTAACAATTGTGCTGAAACTTCTGGGTGTTTTGGTCAAAACACATCCCTGACTCTAAATCTACAAGCAGGAGGGTGTGCTCCACCAAGAGCAGCTCCAGTAGACAATGGAGTGGGTAGGTTCCTGCCTCGTACAACTCACCTGCAGGAACgcaagaggaagagagaagaaggaaacaAGGTTTCCCTCATGGGAACAAGTGTGGACAATACAGAAGT
Coding sequences within:
- the RBM48 gene encoding RNA-binding protein 48 produces the protein MAAGSGACGGMGGACRHHAQLGVCESRAKYREGRRPRAVKVYTINLESCYLLIQGVPALGVMKELVEQFALYGAIEEYHALDEYPAEQFTEVYLIKFQKLQCARVAKKKMDERSFFGSLLHVCYAPEFETVQETREKLQDRRKYIAKATNQRDCFVLKKAEGPQKTVSKNPDCPWSTPGSWATGDSDPSCFASCHGVSQNTGYPVGNHNQSLTFPQYGNNCAETSGCFGQNTSLTLNLQAGGCAPPRAAPVDNGVGRFLPRTTHLQERKRKREEGNKVSLMGTSVDNTEVIIGPQLPEIPKVDMDDASLNMSATLIRNKMKEVADSVSRTSVEQPESNSAKPLVKQRRRI